The Sesamum indicum cultivar Zhongzhi No. 13 linkage group LG6, S_indicum_v1.0, whole genome shotgun sequence genome has a segment encoding these proteins:
- the LOC105164839 gene encoding cytochrome P450 71D95-like, with product MREQVMEIQLPFSFTTLLLFSSFIFLLIRAWEKLNSPKKYEKLPPSPPKLPVIGHLHHLVGGLPHHALRRVAQKYGPVLYLKLGEVSAVVISSREATKEVVKLQDPACADRPESIGSKIMWYDYTDIAFSAYNEYWRQMRKICILELLSAKNVKSFGSIRQDEVSRLMKSLQSSSGQAINLTEKVFAFTSSITCRAAFGKVMRDRDVLIAMLKKAVTMAGGFELADLFPSSKLLHVLSWNKYKLLRMRRKLDTILDAILEEHKLKQSGEFGGEDIVDVLLRMQKTGELQFPITNDNIKAVIFDMFSAGTETSSTTIDWAMAELMRNPRVMAKVQAEQKEAFKGKTTVEESDVQALKYLKLVIKETFRLHPPIPLLPRACRDECKVNGYTIPLKSKVMINIWGMGRDPEYWHQPETFQPERFDNNSIDFLGNNFEYIPFGAGRRICPGMNFGLANVELPLAKLLYHFDWKMPKGMTPDDIDMTEAEGIAVSRRNGLVLVPSIYTAST from the exons ATGCGAGAGCAGGTGATGGAGATCCAGCTGCCCTTTAGCTTCACTACTCTCCTGCTTTTTTCATCTTTCATCTTTTTACTAATCAGGGCATGGGAGAAACTCAATTCTCCCAAAAAATACGAGAAATTGCCTCCAAGCCCGCCAAAGCTGCCGGTGATTGGGCACCTCCACCACTTGGTGGGCGGGCTGCCACACCATGCACTCAGGAGAGTAGCCCAAAAGTACGGACCCGTCTTGTATCTGAAGCTTGGAGAAGTTTCAGCAGTCGTGATTTCATCACGGGAGGCTACTAAGGAGGTGGTCAAACTTCAGGACCCTGCCTGCGCAGATAGACCCGAAAGCATCGGCAGTAAGATCATGTGGTATGATTACACTGATATCGCCTTCAGTGCCTACAACGAGTACTGGAGGCAAATGCGTAAGATATGCATATTGGAGCTTCTCAGCGCTAAGAATGTCAAATCTTTCGGGTCCATTAGGCAGGATGAGGTGTCCCGTCTTATGAAATCTCTTCAGTCCTCTTCTGGACAAGCCATCAATCTGACGGAAAAGGTGTTCGCGTTCACGAGTTCCATCACCTGCAGGGCGGCGTTTGGTAAAGTGATGAGGGATCGCGACGTGTTGATAGCCATGTTAAAGAAGGCGGTTACCATGGCCGGGGGATTTGAGTTGGCTGATCTGTTTCCCTCTTCCAAGTTGCTGCATGTTCTCAGTTGGAACAAATACAAGCTGTTGCGGATGCGGCGGAAGCTTGATACAATTCTTGATGCCATCTTGGAGGAGCATAAACTGAAGCAGAGTGGAGAGTTTGGTGGTGAAGACATTGTCGATGTTCTTCTCAGGATGCAGAAAACTGGAGAACTCCAATTTCCCATCACTAATGACAACATTAAAGCCGTCATTTTT GACATGTTCTCTGCCGGAACTGAAACATCATCAACTACCATCGATTGGGCCATGGCAGAACTAATGAGAAACCCTCGGGTGATGGCAAAAGTACAAGCAGAGCAGAAAGAAGCCTTTAAGGGAAAGACGACGGTGGAAGAGAGCGACGTGCAGGCTCTCAAATACCTGAAATTGGTGATCAAAGAAACATTCAGGCTGCACCCTCCAATCCCATTGCTCCCAAGAGCATGCAGAGATGAATGCAAAGTTAATGGGTACACAATTCCTCTCAAATCCAAAGTCATGATTAACATCTGGGGCATGGGAAGGGATCCCGAATATTGGCACCAACCCGAGACCTTCCAACCCGAAAGATTCGACAACAATTCCATTGATTTCTTGGGGAATAACTTCGAATACATTCCATTCGGGGCAGGAAGAAGGATTTGCCCGGGTATGAATTTCGGGTTGGCGAACGTGGAGCTTCCGTTGGCAAAACTTCTCTACCACTTTGACTGGAAGATGCCGAAAGGAATGACTCCAGATGACATAGACATGACGGAAGCGGAAGGAATTGCGGTCTCAAGAAGGAATGGTCTTGTCTTGGTTCCCTCAATATACACTGCTTCCACTTGA
- the LOC105165073 gene encoding vetispiradiene synthase 3 isoform X1 has protein sequence MMASATVENVVNYQQEIVRPLANFSPSLWGDLFTSVSIDNQVVEFYAQEIELLREKVRKMIVAHNKNMAEKLNLIDSIERLGISYHFETEIEEQILNFYNARSSFESDDLHTVALYFRLLRQHGHPISSGIFEKFMENDGKFKNSLRADPKGLLSLYEAAHLQTREEDILDKALAFTTAHLESIAPHLSSPFKEQVAHALEQCLQRGIPRVEARHYISVYEEYESKNDSLLRLAKLDFNLLQMLHRRELCELSRWWKELDLVSKLSYARDRVVECYFWTLGVYFEPQYSRARVMLAKTIAMISVIDDTYDSYGTIDELEIFTDAIERWDIKETDRLPDYMKICYTVLLDLYDQYEQELRQQGRSFAVHYAKATMKEIVRSYNIEAKWFIEGYMPPFADYMTNGFITSTYYLLAATSFIGMNAVTKEAFDWLVGKPKIQVANVTICRIVDDVATYEIEKKRGQSATGIECYMKDYGVSEEEAMEEFKNIAENAWKDMNEECVKEKSVSMEVLKRVVNLSRLIDVVYKHNQDGYTHPEKVLKPLITGLLVDSFNVCSCPVSC, from the exons ATGATGGCCTCAGCTACAGTTGAAAATGTTGTAAACTATCAACAAGAGATCGTTCGCCCGTTGGCTAACTTCTCACCTAGTCTATGGGGCGATCTTTTCACTTCAGTTTCCATTGACAATCAg GTTGTCGAATTTTATGCAcaagaaattgaattattgAGGGAAAAGGTCAGGAAGATGATTGTAGCACACAACAAAAATATGGCTGAAAAGCTGAACTTGATAGACAGTATTGAGCGCCTCGGCATTTCATATCATTTTGAAACAGAAATCGAAGAACAGATACTGAACTTCTACAACGCGCGTTCCAGCTTTGAAAGCGATGATTTACACACTGTTGCTCTTTACTTTAGGTTACTACGGCAACATGGTCATCCCATCTCTTCAG GAATTTTCGAAAAGTTTATGGAAAATGATGGTAAATTCAAGAATTCACTGAGGGCCGACCCTAAGGGTCTGTTGAGTCTATATGAAGCAGCCCATTTACAAACACGAGAGGAAGACATTTTGGACAAGGCTCTTGCTTTCACAACTGCTCATCTTGAGTCCATTGCTCCACATTTGAGCTCTCCTTTCAAGGAACAGGTGGCACATGCCTTGGAGCAATGCCTGCAACGAGGCATCCCAAGGGTGGAGGCACGTCATTACATATCTGTCTACGAAGAATATGAATCAAAGAATGATTCCTTGTTGAGGCTTGCAAAATTGGACTTCAATTTATTGCAAATGCTGCATAGGAGAGAACTCTGTGAATTGTCAAG GTGGTGGAAGGAATTGGACCTTGTTTCCAAACTTTCATATGCAAGAGATAGAGTGGTGGAATGCTATTTCTGGACATTGGGGGTGTATTTTGAGCCTCAATACTCACGTGCTCGTGTCATGCTGGCTAAAACTATCGCCATGATCTCAGTAATAGATGATACTTATGATTCATATGGTACCATTGACGAGCTTGAAATTTTCACCGATGCAATAGAAAG ATGGGATATTAAGGAAACGGATAGACTCCCAGACTACATGAAGATATGCTATACAGTTCTTTTGGATCTTTATGATCAGTACGAGCAAGAATTAAGACAACAAGGAAGATCATTCGCTGTTCATTACGCAAAAGCAACA ATGAAAGAGATAGTGAGGAGTTACAACATTGAGGCAAAGTGGTTCATTGAAGGATACATGCCTCCCTTTGCTGATTATATGACCAATGGCTTCATTACCAGCACATATTACCTGCTGGCAGCCACGTCTTTCATCGGCATGAACGCTGTTACAAAGGAAGCTTTCGATTGGCTTGTAGGAAAACCCAAAATTCAAGTAGCTAATGTCACTATTTGCCGGATTGTCGATGATGTAGCAACTTAcgag attgagaagaaaagaggACAAAGTGCGACGGGGATCGAGTGCTACATGAAAGACTACGGAGTATCCGAGGAAGAGGCAATGGAGGAATTTAAGAACATTGCTGAGAATGCATGGAAGGATATGAACGAGGAATGTGTGAAGGAAAAATCAGTTTCAATGGAGGTTCTGAAAAGAGTTGTGAATCTGTCCCGACTGATCGATGTTGTTTACAAGCACAATCAAGATGGCTATACTCATCCCGAGAAAGTGTTGAAGCCCCTTATTACTGGATTGCTTGTCGATTCCTTCAATGTTTGCAGCTGCCCAGTTTCTTGCTAA
- the LOC105165074 gene encoding premnaspirodiene oxygenase-like — protein MHLKFGEVSTIVVSSPKVAKEVLKTVDPACADRPQSLASQIMWYNYIDIAFSPYGEYWRQMRKICILELLSVKNVRSFDYIRKDEASRLVESIRASSGRPINLTDKTFLFTSAITCRAAFGKVLKDRETLISLLKEAVVLAGGFDMADLFPSLKILNIINWNKYKLLKMRSKMDAILDRLIDEHKDNLATSKKGNGEMGSEDLVDVLLRLKQSGEFEFPIANNNIKAVLFDMFSAGTETSSTTVDWAMAELMRNPHVLAKAQAEVRETFKGKETIEECDVHALKYLKLVIKETLRMHPPIPLLPRACREECEVEGYTIPLKAKVMVNTWAMGRDPNYWPQPENFKPERFEENSIDYLGAHYQYLPFGSGRRICPGMTFGLANVELPLAQLLYHFDWKLPNGMKPSDMDMADAEGIAVGRKHNLLVIPTPYIPEN, from the exons ATGCACCTCAAGTTCGGTGAAGTCTCGACCATCGTTGTTTCTTCACCTAAAGTGGCCAAAGAGGTGCTCAAAACTGTAGACCCCGCATGCGCTGACAGGCCACAAAGCCTAGCCAGTCAGATCATGTGGTACAACTATATCGACATTGCGTTTAGCCCTTATGGAGAGTACTGGCGGCAAATGCGCAAAATATGCATTTTGGAGCTTTTGAGTGTTAAGAACGTGCGTTCTTTCGATTACATCAGGAAGGACGAGGCCTCTCGTCTCGTTGAATCCATTCGGGCGAGCTCTGGGAGGCCAATCAACCTGACCGACAAGACTTTCTTGTTCACCAGTGCCATCACTTGCAGAGCTGCGTTTGGTAAAGTGTTGAAGGACAGGGAAACACTAATCAGCTTGCTCAAGGAAGCAGTTGTCTTGGCAGGTGGCTTTGATATGGCTGATTTGTTCCCTTCACTAAAGATACTTAACATCATCAACTGGAACAAGTACAAGCTTTTGAAGATGCGCAGCAAGATGGACGCAATTCTCGACAGACTAATTGACGAGCACAAAGATAACCTCGCGACATCAAAGAAAGGCAACGGGGAGATGGGAAGTGAAGATTTGGTTGATGTTCTGTTGAGATTGAAGCAAAGTGGAGAATTTGAGTTTCCAATAGCCAACAACAACATCAAAGCAGTCCTATTT GACATGTTTTCTGCTGGAACGGAGACCTCTTCGACGACTGTTGATTGGGCCATGGCAGAACTAATGAGAAACCCGCACGTTCTGGCAAAGGCGCAGGCTGAGGTAAGAGAAACATTTAAAGGAAAGGAAACGATCGAAGAGTGCGATGTGCATGCGCTGAAGTACCTGAAATTGGTAATAAAAGAAACTCTAAGAATGCACCCTCCGATCCCTTTACTCCCAAGAGCATGCAGAGAGGAATGTGAGGTTGAGGGGTACACCATACCTCTCAAGGCCAAAGTCATGGTCAACACTTGGGCCATGGGAAGAGACCCCAACTATTGGCCTCAGCCCGAAAACTTCAAGCCCGAAAGGTTTGAGGAGAACTCCATTGATTACTTGGGAGCCCACTATCAGTATCTGCCATTCGGGTCGGGCAGGAGGATTTGCCCCGGGATGACATTTGGGTTGGCCAATGTGGAGCTTCCTTTGGCTCAGCTTCTGTATCACTTTGATTGGAAGCTTCCAAATGGAATGAAACCTAGTGACATGGATATGGCTGATGCTGAAGGAATTGCTGTCGGACGAAAACACAATCTCCTCGTCATTCCCACTCCCTATATACCTGAGAATTAA